From Magnolia sinica isolate HGM2019 chromosome 13, MsV1, whole genome shotgun sequence, one genomic window encodes:
- the LOC131223560 gene encoding uncharacterized protein LOC131223560, protein MDYSLAALKLFCVQLKDARPTVTPSAMTLGSILFQRAWLQGILVSDMEEGCFVLDDGSGTVELSLSNEFRHQEWKTGMYVMVVGIYVIRTIDQPFIKVHKIVDLSSFPDREALWYLEVIEAYKLFYQPSLEE, encoded by the exons atggattaCAGTTTAGCAGCGTTGAAGCTCTTCTGCGTGCAGCTAAAGGACGCTCGCCCGACCGTTACTCCATCTGCCATGACTCTCGGTTCCATTCTCTTCCAGCGCGCTTGGTTGCAG GGGATTCTTGTTTCGGATATGGAGGAAGGGTGTTTCGTGCTAGATGATGGGAGTGGCACCGTCGAGCTTTCCTTGTCCAATGAGTTTCGGCACCAAGAGTGGAAAACAG GAATGTATGTTATGGTGGTCGGGATTTATGTTATTCGGACAATCGATCAGCCCTTCATCAAG GTTCACAAGATTGTTGATCTTTCATCTTTTCCTGATCGGGAGGCATTGTGGTATTTGGAAGTGATTGAGGCTTATAAGTTGTTCTACCAGCCTTCATTGGAAGAATGA